From the genome of Nitrospira sp., one region includes:
- a CDS encoding type II secretion system F family protein: MSTFTYVGRNRQGAVKKGELTAKTRDEAVDQLRKQQVVVTSLEEKSGGGKLKLSLGGGLTDKDLVVFTRQFGTMINAGLPLIQCLDILSTQSENKVLRETVGDVKNSVEAGSTFSDALKRHPKVFDDLYVNMIHAGEVGGLLDTILTRLAKHIEKAMKLKGQIKSAMVYPTAIVGVAVVIISVLMVWVIPVFAQMFTEMSGGKVGLPGPTQIVINVSNFFQSYWYIMFGAVAGTIFSIKRYYATVNGRVVIDKLLLKMPIVGDLIRKASVAKFTRTLGTLITSGVPLLEGLSICAKTSGNKVIEEALMNARVSISGGKTISEPLAKCNVFPKMVTHMIAVGESTGALDAMLGKIADFYEDEVDQAVETLTSLLEPIMMVVLGTIIGFIVVAMYLPIFTMAQAIQ, translated from the coding sequence ATGAGCACATTCACCTACGTCGGACGCAACCGCCAGGGTGCCGTGAAGAAGGGGGAGCTGACCGCCAAAACCAGAGACGAGGCGGTGGACCAGCTTCGGAAGCAACAGGTTGTGGTGACCAGCCTGGAAGAGAAGTCAGGCGGCGGCAAACTGAAACTGAGCCTCGGCGGCGGCCTTACTGACAAGGACCTTGTGGTGTTTACTCGCCAGTTCGGCACGATGATCAATGCCGGACTGCCGCTGATTCAATGCCTCGATATTCTGTCGACTCAATCAGAAAACAAAGTCCTGCGCGAAACAGTCGGCGACGTGAAGAACAGCGTCGAGGCCGGCTCCACGTTTTCCGATGCGTTGAAGCGTCATCCCAAAGTGTTCGACGATCTCTACGTGAACATGATCCATGCCGGTGAAGTGGGCGGTCTGCTCGATACGATTCTGACCCGTCTGGCCAAGCACATCGAAAAGGCCATGAAATTGAAGGGCCAGATCAAGTCGGCGATGGTCTACCCAACGGCAATCGTCGGCGTCGCGGTGGTGATCATCAGTGTATTGATGGTATGGGTCATCCCAGTGTTCGCGCAGATGTTCACGGAAATGTCGGGCGGTAAGGTAGGACTTCCGGGCCCGACGCAGATCGTCATCAACGTCAGCAATTTTTTCCAGAGTTATTGGTACATCATGTTCGGCGCCGTGGCGGGCACGATCTTCTCGATCAAACGGTATTATGCCACGGTGAACGGACGCGTGGTGATCGACAAGTTGCTCCTCAAGATGCCGATCGTCGGGGACTTGATCCGAAAAGCCTCCGTCGCGAAGTTTACGCGCACCCTCGGCACGTTGATCACCAGCGGTGTGCCGTTGTTGGAAGGGTTGAGCATTTGCGCGAAGACGTCCGGCAACAAAGTCATAGAAGAAGCGTTGATGAATGCGCGGGTCAGTATCAGTGGCGGAAAAACCATTTCCGAGCCCCTGGCCAAGTGTAATGTGTTCCCGAAGATGGTGACGCACATGATCGCCGTCGGCGAATCGACCGGCGCGCTCGACGCCATGCTCGGCAAGATTGCGGATTTCTATGAGGATGAGGTCGATCAAGCGGTCGAAACGCTCACGTCTCTCCTGGAACCGATCATGATGGTGGTGTTGGGTACCATCATCGGGTTTATCGTCGTCGCGATGTACCTGCCGATCTTCACCATGGCGCAAGCCATTCAGTAG
- a CDS encoding YggT family protein, whose product MFVVSNVLQGTATVLDTVLWLYMWVIIARALISWVNPDPWNPIVQFLERATEPVLAPIRRLIGWRMGMDLSPMIAILILVFLQYAVVQSLRDIAVRMH is encoded by the coding sequence ATGTTTGTGGTGAGCAATGTGCTGCAGGGAACGGCCACGGTGTTGGATACGGTGTTGTGGCTCTATATGTGGGTCATCATCGCTCGCGCCTTGATCTCATGGGTCAATCCGGATCCGTGGAATCCGATCGTGCAATTCTTGGAACGCGCGACGGAACCGGTACTCGCACCGATCAGGCGGCTGATCGGATGGCGCATGGGCATGGATCTTTCGCCGATGATTGCGATCCTGATCCTTGTCTTTTTGCAATATGCCGTGGTTCAATCCTTGCGGGATATTGCCGTGCGGATGCATTAA
- a CDS encoding DivIVA domain-containing protein, which translates to MKITPIDIQQMVFQVKFRGFDRDEVNRFLEELALTVENLNRENSLLREKLTTTEQQVTDLRRTEATLSNTLVSAQTLAEDVKRSAQREADLIVKEAELKASEIIRQARVSLTEMQRGVADLQKQRVMMVERFRSTLRSFERMLEVEESDTFQTDAASVEGKLAGESSPAR; encoded by the coding sequence ATGAAAATCACTCCCATCGATATTCAGCAGATGGTGTTTCAGGTCAAGTTCCGAGGGTTTGACCGGGATGAAGTGAACCGCTTCCTCGAGGAGTTGGCGCTCACCGTCGAAAATTTGAACCGGGAGAATAGCCTCCTTCGCGAAAAACTCACCACGACCGAGCAGCAGGTGACCGACTTGCGACGCACGGAGGCGACGCTCTCCAACACGTTGGTATCCGCCCAGACGCTGGCGGAGGACGTCAAACGATCCGCCCAACGTGAGGCCGACCTGATCGTGAAGGAAGCGGAACTCAAAGCCAGTGAAATTATCCGGCAGGCGCGGGTGAGCCTCACCGAGATGCAGCGAGGCGTCGCGGATCTTCAAAAGCAACGCGTGATGATGGTGGAACGGTTCCGTTCGACCCTGCGCTCATTTGAGCGAATGCTGGAGGTCGAAGAAAGCGATACGTTTCAGACGGACGCGGCGTCCGTCGAAGGGAAACTGGCCGGCGAATCAAGTCCTGCCCGGTGA
- a CDS encoding CDP-alcohol phosphatidyltransferase family protein encodes MNMNVPNSLTMLRILLIPVYVGLLNYEQFDYALVTLFIAGVTDALDGIIARVANQRTRLGEVLDPLADKLMLTTGFITLSVMHLVPLWLTILVASRDLMLMLGAAVAHFTQTQVDISPTVLGKITTLIQLATLIAVVFFASRRLNLAVLDPLVYLMGAVTLLSGLHYLSRGYFRITSSQA; translated from the coding sequence ATGAATATGAATGTCCCGAACAGCCTGACGATGTTGCGGATCCTGTTGATTCCGGTCTATGTCGGGCTGCTCAACTATGAACAGTTCGACTATGCCCTGGTGACGCTGTTTATCGCCGGTGTGACGGATGCCCTCGACGGCATCATTGCCCGCGTCGCCAATCAACGGACCAGGCTCGGCGAAGTGTTGGATCCCCTGGCGGACAAACTCATGCTGACGACGGGGTTCATTACGCTCTCCGTCATGCACCTGGTTCCCCTCTGGCTGACGATTCTCGTGGCCAGCCGCGATCTGATGTTGATGTTGGGGGCCGCCGTCGCGCACTTCACCCAGACGCAGGTCGATATTTCGCCGACCGTCTTGGGGAAGATCACCACACTGATTCAATTGGCGACGTTGATTGCGGTCGTCTTCTTCGCCTCGCGGCGTCTCAATCTCGCCGTGCTCGATCCGCTCGTCTATCTCATGGGCGCGGTCACACTCCTGTCGGGCTTGCACTACCTCTCCAGAGGATATTTCCGCATTACCTCCAGCCAAGCTTGA
- the proC gene encoding pyrroline-5-carboxylate reductase, translating to MITRNIAVLGGGQMAEALIGGLLASKVSKPDVICATDPVAARRDVLRSRFGIQVSEDNAKAAGWADLVLLAVKPQVLPAVLKDVGSALTGKLVVSIAAGVTTAWIQERVSAARGIVRAMPNTPALVREGVTALAYPADLAADDLVAVRALFEAVGSVVSVEERLMDAVTGLSGSGPAYVFVAIEALADGGVKMGLPRATAQLLAAQTVLGAARMVLERGQHPAQLKDQVASPGGTTIAGLHELEVGGMRGCLMAAVEAATKRSQELGR from the coding sequence ATGATCACACGTAATATTGCGGTTCTTGGCGGCGGGCAGATGGCGGAAGCCTTGATCGGGGGCCTGCTGGCTTCGAAGGTCAGCAAGCCGGATGTCATTTGCGCGACGGACCCGGTGGCGGCACGGCGGGATGTCTTGAGGTCGCGATTTGGCATTCAGGTTAGCGAAGACAATGCCAAGGCTGCCGGGTGGGCAGATCTCGTGCTCCTGGCGGTGAAACCTCAGGTATTGCCGGCTGTGCTGAAAGACGTTGGTTCGGCTCTGACAGGGAAACTCGTGGTTTCGATTGCCGCCGGTGTGACGACGGCTTGGATTCAGGAGCGGGTATCGGCTGCGAGGGGCATTGTGCGGGCGATGCCGAATACCCCGGCGCTGGTGCGCGAAGGGGTGACGGCATTGGCCTATCCGGCTGACCTTGCCGCCGATGATCTCGTGGCGGTGCGGGCTCTCTTTGAAGCGGTGGGTTCTGTGGTGTCGGTCGAGGAACGGCTGATGGATGCCGTCACTGGATTGAGCGGGAGCGGGCCGGCCTATGTGTTCGTGGCGATCGAGGCGTTGGCCGACGGCGGCGTCAAAATGGGATTGCCGCGCGCGACGGCGCAATTGCTGGCGGCCCAGACGGTGCTCGGTGCGGCACGGATGGTGCTGGAACGGGGGCAGCATCCGGCGCAGCTCAAGGATCAGGTGGCTTCCCCGGGGGGTACGACCATCGCGGGCTTGCATGAATTGGAAGTCGGCGGCATGCGGGGATGTTTGATGGCAGCCGTTGAGGCGGCGACGAAACGTTCACAGGAGTTGGGACGCTGA
- the pgeF gene encoding peptidoglycan editing factor PgeF, translated as MVPEFITLPSFATHADGAEHFFGTRRSGIPVTPGRAAAHRAERQDHRAPVILSVKQVHGTDALVVDRPVEQGEMFEGGWDALVTNQPGLMVTVRTADCVPVLLHDPVRQVVAAIHAGWRGAVAGIVPKTVALLVSRFGTAVKDVRMAIGPSAGACCYEVDEPVLTRLRDVFPEWQSVVSPVDPQKAHLNLRAFVRRQAVNQGLEAERIATVDACTICQPDVFFSYRREGVVKATMVSGIALVPSR; from the coding sequence ATGGTGCCTGAGTTCATTACCCTTCCCTCGTTTGCCACCCATGCCGACGGGGCAGAACACTTCTTCGGCACCCGGCGGTCCGGGATACCGGTTACGCCGGGACGCGCCGCTGCGCACAGAGCGGAACGGCAGGATCACAGGGCTCCTGTGATCCTGTCCGTCAAGCAGGTGCATGGGACCGATGCCCTGGTCGTGGATCGACCGGTTGAGCAGGGGGAGATGTTCGAGGGGGGCTGGGATGCGTTGGTCACCAATCAGCCGGGATTGATGGTCACCGTGCGAACGGCCGACTGCGTCCCCGTCCTCTTGCACGATCCTGTGCGACAGGTCGTGGCCGCTATCCATGCGGGCTGGCGTGGCGCTGTGGCAGGCATTGTGCCGAAGACTGTGGCGTTGCTCGTCAGCCGATTCGGGACAGCGGTCAAAGATGTGCGCATGGCTATTGGTCCTTCCGCCGGCGCCTGTTGTTATGAGGTCGACGAACCGGTTTTGACGCGACTCCGGGACGTGTTCCCAGAATGGCAATCTGTCGTGTCGCCGGTGGATCCTCAAAAAGCGCATTTGAATTTGCGCGCGTTCGTCCGACGTCAAGCCGTCAATCAAGGGTTGGAGGCCGAGCGGATTGCCACGGTCGATGCCTGCACCATCTGCCAGCCGGACGTGTTTTTCAGCTACCGCCGGGAAGGTGTGGTGAAAGCGACGATGGTCAGCGGGATTGCCCTCGTGCCCTCTCGCTAA
- a CDS encoding YggS family pyridoxal phosphate-dependent enzyme, whose protein sequence is MDSALGSIAGRVRAVFDEIHRAAVRAGRAPESVRLLAASKTVTVERLREAVDAGIWHLGENRLQEALPKIEALDREGVVWHFIGTLQRRKVKSVVGRFDMIHSVDSLDLAEEINRQAKAAGLKQRVLLEVNVGGESSKGGFAPAAVAAAIPALSQFEQLDIRGLMAIPPPMPTAEDARPYFRQLRELAQALTAQGCRNINMQELSMGMSHDYAVAIEEGATYVRVGTAIFGARAEQHHDHT, encoded by the coding sequence ATGGATTCAGCGTTGGGGTCAATTGCCGGTCGGGTTCGAGCGGTCTTCGACGAGATTCACCGCGCCGCGGTCCGTGCGGGACGTGCTCCTGAGAGCGTACGGCTGCTGGCGGCCTCCAAGACCGTCACCGTGGAACGGTTGCGGGAAGCCGTGGATGCCGGCATTTGGCATCTGGGAGAAAACCGTCTCCAGGAGGCGCTCCCTAAAATCGAGGCGCTGGATCGAGAAGGGGTCGTCTGGCATTTTATCGGCACCCTGCAGCGGCGAAAGGTGAAGTCGGTCGTCGGGCGGTTCGACATGATTCACTCGGTCGACAGCCTCGACTTGGCAGAGGAAATCAACCGCCAGGCCAAGGCGGCGGGGCTGAAGCAGCGGGTTCTGCTGGAAGTGAATGTCGGAGGAGAATCCAGCAAAGGCGGTTTTGCTCCGGCAGCGGTGGCTGCAGCCATCCCTGCGCTGAGCCAGTTCGAGCAGTTGGATATTCGCGGTCTCATGGCCATTCCTCCGCCCATGCCGACCGCGGAGGATGCGCGGCCATACTTCCGGCAGCTTCGGGAACTCGCCCAGGCATTGACAGCGCAGGGCTGCAGGAACATTAATATGCAGGAACTGTCGATGGGCATGTCCCACGACTATGCAGTCGCCATTGAAGAAGGCGCGACCTACGTACGTGTCGGCACGGCAATTTTCGGGGCACGGGCTGAGCAGCATCATGATCACACGTAA
- a CDS encoding serine hydrolase, which translates to MASQLSLQAALQAAVDDGTFPGAVLAVRLRGAIVFEGAVGVLTQKNPAEAVTVDTCYDLASLTKVLATTTALVLFVQRGLLKLDDQIGQILEEFRERPVGAATVRHLLTHSSGLPGWRPYYERIASREAAEPGFLGSVAARAAVLDYIATEELVYGRGTRSLYSDLGFLLLGRIVERLSGESLSSFCTSQIFAPLGAVPLGYVPHGRTPQSAGFGNPPNPIAPTEEDAWRGRTLRGEVHDENAYALGGVAGHAGLFGTARAVLAIAQAWMDGRRKKSGLLMPDMVNLFTSHGQGVPNSSWALGWDTPSVRSSSGTRFSTQSFGHLGFTGTSLWIDPVKELEVVLLSNRVHPTRRNEQIRLFRPLIHDLIFREFAKA; encoded by the coding sequence ATGGCCTCTCAACTTTCCCTTCAGGCAGCGTTGCAAGCCGCGGTGGACGACGGGACGTTTCCTGGGGCGGTCCTGGCCGTTCGTCTGCGCGGGGCGATCGTGTTTGAAGGCGCGGTCGGCGTTCTCACTCAAAAAAATCCGGCGGAGGCGGTGACGGTCGATACCTGTTACGATCTCGCCTCCCTGACGAAAGTCTTGGCCACCACCACTGCGCTGGTGCTATTCGTGCAGCGCGGCCTGCTGAAGCTGGATGATCAGATCGGCCAGATTCTGGAAGAATTTCGAGAGCGACCCGTCGGCGCCGCCACCGTGCGGCACTTGCTGACGCATAGTTCCGGGCTGCCCGGGTGGCGCCCTTATTACGAGCGGATCGCCTCACGCGAGGCCGCCGAACCCGGATTTCTTGGGAGTGTGGCCGCGCGGGCGGCCGTCTTGGACTATATCGCCACGGAAGAACTGGTCTACGGGCGCGGGACCCGCAGTTTGTATAGTGATCTGGGGTTCCTGCTGTTGGGACGGATTGTGGAGCGGCTGTCGGGCGAGTCATTGAGCAGCTTCTGTACGAGTCAGATCTTCGCACCGCTCGGCGCGGTCCCGCTCGGGTACGTTCCGCACGGCCGCACTCCCCAGTCCGCCGGATTCGGCAATCCGCCGAATCCGATTGCTCCGACGGAGGAAGATGCTTGGCGCGGGCGGACGTTGCGCGGAGAGGTGCACGATGAGAACGCCTATGCGTTGGGCGGCGTAGCCGGCCATGCCGGATTATTCGGTACGGCTCGTGCTGTGCTGGCGATTGCGCAAGCCTGGATGGATGGACGAAGGAAAAAGTCGGGGCTATTGATGCCCGATATGGTCAATCTGTTCACGAGCCACGGGCAAGGTGTGCCGAATTCCAGTTGGGCTCTAGGCTGGGATACCCCGTCGGTCCGGTCATCATCCGGGACGCGGTTTTCCACTCAGTCATTTGGGCATCTCGGGTTCACCGGTACGTCCCTGTGGATCGATCCGGTCAAGGAACTGGAAGTGGTCTTGCTGTCAAATCGGGTGCATCCCACGAGACGAAATGAGCAGATCCGCCTCTTCCGCCCCCTGATTCACGATCTCATCTTCCGGGAGTTTGCGAAAGCCTAG
- the ftsZ gene encoding cell division protein FtsZ has protein sequence MFSFQEEPQSPVRIKVIGVGGAGCNAVNTMITGGLCRVDFVAANTDVQALERSQASYKIQIGPDRTRGLGAGAKPEVGRDAALESKDEIRESLVGADMVFVTAGMGGGTGTGAAPIVASIARELGILTVAVVTKPFQYEGHRRMSHAEEGIRDLGRHVDTLLIIPNQRLLGIVDKATPLLDAFKVADDVLRQAIQGIADVITTTGLVNVDFADVRTIMAHTGRAVMGMGIGRGANRAQEAAQQAICSPLLEEGSVEGARGVLLNITGGPNMSLHEVEEAASIVQHAADAEANIIVGQVINPEIGDDLIVTVIATGFEREEQPAARPAASAERPVARTPNGRPAQQVLTGVHASGSDRPIKDIDRPTFLRRLGETREAVERIAVVGDDEWDVPTFLRKQAD, from the coding sequence ATGTTTTCATTTCAAGAAGAGCCGCAATCGCCCGTTCGCATCAAAGTGATCGGGGTCGGAGGCGCGGGGTGCAACGCCGTCAATACGATGATCACCGGCGGACTGTGCCGGGTCGACTTTGTGGCGGCCAATACTGACGTGCAGGCGCTCGAACGCTCGCAGGCGTCATACAAGATTCAGATCGGCCCGGATCGCACGCGAGGTCTGGGTGCGGGTGCGAAGCCTGAGGTTGGTCGCGATGCGGCCCTCGAGAGCAAGGATGAGATTCGGGAGAGCCTGGTCGGTGCCGACATGGTCTTCGTCACTGCCGGTATGGGCGGCGGCACCGGGACCGGCGCGGCGCCCATCGTGGCGAGCATCGCGCGCGAATTGGGAATTCTCACCGTCGCCGTCGTAACCAAGCCGTTCCAGTATGAAGGGCATCGCCGGATGAGCCATGCCGAGGAAGGCATCCGCGATCTCGGCCGGCATGTCGACACGCTGCTGATCATCCCGAATCAACGGCTGCTGGGCATCGTGGATAAAGCCACCCCGCTGCTGGACGCGTTCAAGGTGGCGGACGATGTGTTGCGCCAAGCGATTCAAGGCATCGCCGACGTCATCACCACCACGGGACTCGTGAACGTGGATTTCGCCGATGTGCGGACCATCATGGCCCACACGGGGCGTGCGGTGATGGGCATGGGCATCGGTCGCGGAGCCAACCGGGCGCAAGAAGCCGCGCAACAGGCGATTTGCAGCCCGTTGCTGGAAGAAGGCAGTGTGGAAGGGGCTCGCGGGGTCTTGCTGAACATCACGGGCGGTCCGAACATGTCGCTCCACGAAGTGGAAGAAGCCGCCTCGATCGTGCAACATGCGGCGGATGCCGAAGCCAACATCATCGTCGGGCAGGTCATCAATCCGGAGATCGGCGATGATTTGATTGTGACGGTCATTGCGACGGGATTCGAGCGGGAAGAGCAACCGGCCGCCAGACCGGCTGCTTCCGCGGAACGCCCTGTCGCCAGGACTCCTAACGGACGCCCTGCCCAGCAGGTGTTGACCGGCGTGCATGCGTCAGGATCAGATCGGCCCATCAAGGACATCGATCGGCCGACCTTCCTGCGCCGTCTGGGTGAGACGCGAGAAGCCGTTGAGCGGATCGCGGTCGTCGGCGACGATGAGTGGGATGTCCCCACCTTCCTGCGCAAGCAAGCCGACTAA